The segment TGTACACATAAAATTTTAACTGTGGAGCGTGTGGTGCTTACGTCGTCTGACAGAGCTTCTTCCAAAAGCTTCTGGCTGCTATGTTTTAAATAAGCACCAGATGGCGCTGTTCTCGACACTCTTGAATCTTTGAATCATTTACCCATCCCTACCTCGAGCCGGGAATTGAACTCGAGTTGCTGGAGGCACAGTCGCGCTATGTGTCGgtgctgcccacgaggctatcgTCACCAATGTGTGTCAGTGatcttaaaggtcccgtttttcgtgtttttttttaagctttgattgagtttatagtgtgcaacataacatgtgttcatgtttcgcgtgtaaaaaaacacactatttttcacataatttacttatctgtatactgctgtttccactgtcataaaaacgggctgatgactttcttgttctatgaagtccctccttcagaaatacgtaacgagttctgattgtgccagcggttcctgtgttgtgattcgacagcagtttagcgctccttgcccggaaaggtcacgcctcttaccataacgtgtgctgcacatagttttacatgtggattattgtggtgttgtgccgaatgaacacaaaagacaataattcccgagagactgaactctttaatctccacaagcagcgacagaaaatgtacaacgttagcactcactcagaagagtacctcatacggaaaacagccatatacataaacatagtcccctcttgtggccattatgtgcactgcagtccaacattaactattgcagtaaggataccacaactataattttcgggaaccgagttaaacataaattgtaaccattgatctctaagtacagcgtccctgggaaggccaaacaaaggtgattggactgcgggatgaaaataacaccgtttcgacgacatggcgacaaacacactctacacacgcaactcttgctcttctccgtgggagcgcaacaagaccacacccccttttttgtgtattcctgtgggcggaggttagtcaaaaaactgttttagtgacgtcattaaagaaggaagtagagggatgtagtcaaaactggccgttcgatgtaggcgacttctgttaaataaaatatctcgcttggcattgaactttgagctttaaaattttacagattttatttatactctaacaacaacattacacactaactaaagtttgaaacatgggatcacgaagaacgggacctttaaggaATATTTTATCTTGCAGCAACGAGCACTGGAGAGGAGAGACGTGAGCATATCTCTGTTCCCAGGGTTAAATGTTCCCAGAGCCCAAGAGTCTTGGCTATTTGAGAGCATGAGTACATGATAGAAAAAAATGCCAATGCTCAGTCCCCTTAACACACGGTAAATCCATATTATCTCTAATACAGCTTCGGAGTGGTATATGAGGCTAGGCTTTGTCAAACTAAATTTGTTCAACTAGTTTTGTGTAACAGGCCACTGTTCTTATGTTCTGATTCCTGTGTTTTCTGTACATTAAAGAATCTGCGTTTGGTTCCTGCGCTCTCCTGATTTGAGAGTTACAGAAGACCTGACCCACAATAACTTGAGTACAGTGTGTGGTGTAGATGAACTCAGTGCTTTCTGCTAGTAATAGTAATGTATATTattgtatactgtatattgtaTTCTGTCagagattaataataataatgtaaaaaattaggtcccactttatattaagtggccttaactactatgtacttgcatcaaaaaataagtacaatgtacttattgggttcatattgaattacaaaacacttttgctgcttttGGGGTGGGATACGGGTATAACGGGtagggttaaggtgtaagggatgggtcaacagtgtaattataaatgtaattacagatgtaattacatgcaggtgtttttaaaatataagtacaatgtaaaaacatgtacacaataagtgcactgtatcaaatgattaatttaaatgtaagcaCATAGTAGtataaggccacttaatataaagtgggaccaaaaatGATCTAGTTCTCTGGCTCCATTATGATATTAATGACTCGGGGAAGAGTTAACTGACcaaaaatgtactgtaaaagATTTGAATTAATTGATTTAAATCAGAATAGCTAAGTTAAGGACTAAGGAAAGGGTTAACCGACAAACGCGATACTGTGAAACCTTTCATAAATCACAATAGTGAAGTTACGGAACCAAGGAAGAGTTAAAATGACCAAAATTGCACTGTGAAATGAGTCACAAATCACAATAGTCCATTTGAGCTCAGAATGAGCAGGCTAGATGACCATTCTTTAAACACATGAGATGATTTATCTAATGTCTTGGACTTCTATTCATTGGAACAACAGAAGGGGACAGAGCAATGACAAATCACTGCAACGCGATATTATATgattgtgaaagttttcacaaatcAGGCTCAATCTGAAACAAGTGATTTTGTATTCCAGCAGTCTGCatgtttatattaaatatgaacGCCTATTTGTTCCCACAAAAATAAGCACATTTGTATGTATAGAGTACATTTATTTTCGTAGCAATGTTACATgtaaatagaaaacatttcatGTCACACGTATTTATGTAATACACATTCATGTCTGACAGATTTTGAGAATGAAATGGATAATTTTGCATGCAATGGCTCACAGTGAAATGTTTTAAGCTGTTTCACTGAGAATCCATTCATCATTATTTAGTTATTGTGCAAATTCTAGACAATTGTACATTTTGCAAACGTTCAATTTGCTTAAATGAATAATTGATGTGAACAAAAAAATACGTTTTCAGAAATATCAACTGAAGCTAAAGtgattgagaaaaaaaaatgtgttatagCTATTAGTTGTATTACTTCACCCTCTAGTGGCTATAAAGCTTCATCACATCCCAAGCATATAAAACTGCTGCATTAATGGAAAAACTTTACAGCAGCTTAATAAATTTGTGTTGtggattttgtttgtttgaagaAAAGAAACACCTTCATATCACTCATTCAGTGAATCTAGGTCAGAAGAGGTTATGAGCAAATAGACTTTATTATATGGCATGTTTTCAATGCAAGCTAAAATCAGCATCAAACATACCTAAACATTGCCAGATTGATATTTAGATGAtttgaggggggaaaaaaacacaaattagtgttataaagtcaagGGTAAAGCAGTCACACAGATATAAAACCTACTATACAATCCTCACTCTTTCAAAACAAACTTAAGACAGTCAATTCTTACAACAGATAAGTCAATAATATCAGGTGAAACCCCTACCAAAGAGAAGAGTTAGCATGTAAATGACTTGTTAAACGTGGTGTTCATTGTACAAGCTGTCAGATAGTCACATGTCCCAGAGAAAGGTGTGGAACGGCAAGGCCACAGTTTAAGAGATGGAAACTAAGGCAAACTCAGTCCAGAAAACACAGACGAGACTAGAAACAGGAGTGTAGAGCAAATAAAAAGCATTTCCTTTTAAAGTCTAATTAAGAAGGCTGACGGTGTAACTTCTGAAACCAATTAACGAACAGAAACTTTATGACAAAGATATGATTCATTAAACAAGAGGGTGAAATTCTGCTCGCAGCACGATTGCCTCGAACATCACGTCTAAACGGCTTTCTGTCGCTTTGCACTGACAACTCATGACATCTTCACAGTCATTCCAAAGAGGTCGTTACACAATTCTGGGCGTAAATAATGGCAACAGGTTATACCTGCTTTACCAAGAGGAGTGACGTCTGATTTGCTGGGGAAGAAAGTTAGACATTGTTTGCTAAAAAGGGGGACATTGATTATTTGTCATAAATGGCGCAGATTACACTACATATATGATAACGTTTAGACCCTCTATGCAAAGTGCTCGTGTTCTGTCAGTAGTCCGTTTGTATAAATATCTGCTACTGTCGTTCACACACGTCTATACTGCATCCCATCCTTCATTGTGTTAGGTAAGAAATACTATATTACACCTCCACCAGAAGATCTGAGTATGTGAATATGGACAGGGTACACTGAATTATTCTTGTGAGGAAGATCTTCTGTGCGATTAGGTCTTCTTCTTGAGCTCTTCGAAGCGTCGTGACAGGTCGTCGAAGTCGATGTCGTCTGAGGTGCCGGCGTTCGCTCCGAAGGAGGAGGCTGGGAGTGTGTCGGGAACAGACGGGAGCTCGGGAAGGTTGGAGTTGTCGTAGATCTGAGCAGATGGAGATGGGCCTAGAGAGAAAACAAGAGCTTTTAGGAATAGGATTATCATAATGGGAGTGGAGGGAAAATCATATTAGTAGAGAGCACATACCTGGCATGACCTGGGAAGAATCAGAGGGTTTGAATGACATATCGTCGATCTTAATAAAGCACATGAAGACATGTTAACAATGATTCACACATTTACAGCAACTAATAATCAATACTGATACTGTGAAGAATTAGTATTAATTTGCTTTCATTAGTGTGAAACAATCTGGATGTGAGTTATGATGAGTTAGAACAGACGCTGTAGTGAACATGCGGACCTCATTTATAAAGACGTGCGAAGAAGAACTCTCTCCTAACAACCATATGCAGAAAAGATATCCTAAATACATCCCACTATATATGATGACGAATCGTAATGGagaaataattaattttgttgttttattaagtgataacaatgagattatgtgtttttttttataatcaattaacactgcttttgtcatttttttacaagatggacaaaattcgtcaccaaaaaagttatttggtttaaccaaaatttcggtttcaccgaatgacacttttggttataccaaatgacgatattttcaatcaatgctaacaggctgatatctagctagctagcaaaaggacaaacattttatatttagtacaagtttttcaaatattacaacattttccatgttttatagcggttgcaccgaatgacctgatgtttcgggacatgcgtatgaacaGGTATGAATTTTTCAGATAGttaagagagttagttactttgcttcacgaccatgtggtcctttgcaggtgtctgaatgatgtcacatcctgtcacatgatattgaccacatgacttgatctaAAATGGTCCTTTATATtagttactccgaatgacatcaatgaaatgaatttatccggacattctttctcataacaaagcaatgacttctacacataattttaacaccattttgcactatgttgatatatgatgttataaaatcatgccagtataaaaaatatatacatttattacattttaagatattttaatcactaaTGAAATGGATGTATTGGCCTTTGAACAGCTAAACCGAATGAcgttttgacacttcaaaatctttaaaataactttatatgaagcaaaatataattaaaacctttagGATTCAAtgaaagagatctagttgtactactttaaatgtcatatctttgttttttattattattaatgccttatatatatattttatgaaaatcATTTAGAATTAAATAACTTCAGTAATGTAATTATCACAAAGCAATTGTTAATTTGCATATTGTGATATTTACTGCATTATTACATTACTGGTACGAGCGCAAAAACTTTGTATATATGCTCTTTAGTTGATGTGCGCATTAAGAACATTTTTGCCTTTATAAATTCCAATTTATATGTTCCTCCCTTTGACGTAGGATGAAATCCAATTTATGATCAAATCCGCTCATAAGTTCACTTGATAAATGAGGCCGTTTTTTCAGTGCGGTTGGAGTAGAAAGGTTTCCTGTAAGCATCTCATACACAGTGGAGGAGATTTTGGGGTAAATGCTTCAAGATGAATGCCTCAAACAGCAAAATCAGAAgaaaaattattgtatttttgtataaGGGCAATGAAACATTTTCCCCctcaattataataatattcatatCTTACCAGTCCAAACAATAGATATTTTCTTCATGCAAAATACAATTGCTTCATTTTATTCTCATTTTGAGGCGACGCATGAACTGGACATGTTCTTGGCAGCCCATGTGCGATTCACCTTTCTAGTATATTTTTCTGCATATGACTCTCATACAGCATATGAATGTCTACTTAAATACTTAAAAAGCATTTCCCCCAAAAAGTCAAATATTTGGTGCCCGAGAGATCAGAATGCAGTGTTTTCGATCCGCTGCACATGCCTGTGAGGCTCCCTGTGTGAGATCAGAGGCCGGCTGCTCCAGCTGGACGACTAGGCGGGATGTAACTAAGCCTAGCATAGAGCAACTTTTTTAGGTCCAGCTGGTGCAACCGGCCCCGGAGGACTGACAACAGACAGCATGTGAACTGTAATAAACTGCTCTTCCCTGCGAGGTGAACAGGTCGTCTCCGTCTGTCTGGAAGGGTGGGGGGGGTGCTGAACTTGAACTTACAGACTCATAGGTGGGGGGGCAGCTGGGGAGCTGTGGGGGCTGCCCTCCTCTCACTGGAGGCTGGAAGTTGCTAAAGCCATCATAGGTGCCAACGGGACCATTAAAGGGCTCCTGTAGGGGAGAAAAATGATTTGAAATGGACTTTTTTCAGCTTAACAGACAGATTTTTTAGACTGGTCaagtagagctgcatgattaattgTTAAAAGATCACAATGTTGTTTTAAACACAAACTTATCTTATTCCTAACTGACAATGATTCGGTTCCATGTCTATTAAAACTTTGATAAGTGTATGATAACAGCAAACATTCAGATCTGTGATCTGAGCCAGAGAGAGCCGTTGTCATgtaaaacagcttcacaaacagtcttttcaaccacacagtatcattatttctgtcttaCAATAATTCAGATCCTCACAGAAGTACTggaataaaagtttatagttcagatataaacactgatgtctacggaagcgatcaaaatagaataaatcaccTTTGAAAATATCTTAAGGCTTCAAATAAAGATGGTATCAattacatcattacaccagtaggtggcaacaattgactgtaaaaatgtattggtcattgaatcattgattgaagagatttgttcaaaaacgctgattcatccagtaatgaaacaagcaaagtttttatgagtgagtcattgaattattcactCAACTCAACTTTTCCCATAAATAAGTAAttcagattatttttttaattcaactgcagaatttaacatttttatcagaacctctagtaaattacatgttgttttgtttagttgtctatttaGAATTGTGTGAGAATCtctatttttaaccaaaaaactttgattctcaatttatcctgAATCACTCAGCTCTATGGTCACGTGATATTAGCTAGATAGATGTTTGTCTTACAGCTCCTTTGGGCATTGGGTAGTTGAAAGCCGTGGGCATGGGCATGGGCATTGGCATGGGCATAGGCATGCCGACAGCGGGAGTGGTAAACCCTCCTCCTCCACCGCCTCCGCCACCTCCTGGCTTCTTGAAGTCGCTGTTCACATCAATCAGATCGGCCTCTTCACCCGGACACACCTCTGGCTGTGAATGTTACAGAAGCGTACGGTTTGAAACAAGTGTTGCTTATAGAGATGACCGAGTTGGAAAGGAAGTGGAAATTGATTCTTACCCGAACCATGGCATCAGGTTCATAGGGAACGTTGTAGTTCTTGGCGATCTCGATGAGGTAACGCTCCACCAAAATCTTGGGAGGGGCTTCCACGCTCAATTTGTGCATAAGCTACAGAAAGATAGCtcaatgtgaaaaataaaacagcttATAGAGTCTACCGCTTAAATATTTATGATATCCGGAATATGGTTTGGTTTCTCCATCAATTTAAGATTAGGGAATCAAAGTAAAAGGAGTATCTCTGACTGCTTAaagctggaatacactacatctgaacagattttaaaacaaatcttgGCAAAAGTTCAGATCAGGTTTTCTGTTACATACCAAAAAACTAATACTTAAAGCTTTTAAAATGCCTTAATCAAATTATGAGCAATATTAATATGGGTTCATTTAATGCCCACCACCTccaaacaaacatgtttcatcATACCCTGTCATTAACTGTTCCAATCTGGTTTGTTCTACACAGCTTTCCATACTCTTTGCTGTATTTGGCACACAGCTGATCTGAAACCTGTGAAAGAGTGGGGAAAAAGGCATGAATGATTCATTCTAGATCTCCAGAGACAGATTTAAGAGACAAGTTATACCCACAATCTTCAGTTCTGCCACTTCTGACTGCAGTCGAGGAGCAGCCCAGATGAGTGTGGACACTGCTTCCTGTAGACCAGGGTCCAGTTCCCTGAAGAGAGGATGGAGAAATTAGAGAAcatggctgcatccgaaatcacatGCTTCCCTACCATATAGTTGGTGAAAAACTGTGTGTGCCAAAAGAAGACAACCTACTACTTCCGGGGAGATTCTGAAGTGTACaaatgatggacactttactatcccatgaggccatgagagaggatttgtgaatggcagtgagcCGTCGTCGTGTAGgggtatgaaacagcttcacaaaacagtcttttcaaccacacagtatcattatttctgtcttacaaatattcaaattatcacagaagtactgggataaaagtttatagttcggatataaacactgatgtctacagtagagatcaaaatagagtaaattaccttttaaaaacaacttaaagcttcaaataaagattttatcgattacattgttacaccagtaggtggtgacaagTCACTAGCCACCCTgttttttgcacattttaaagTATCGCATCAGAAATTAGTGATAGAAACggcaaataaaaacaaaatcccTTAATTCACTAAAAAGTTTTTACGCTCGCTTTAGGTAGTCTTTGACTTGTGCTAAAAAGAGTTCATGCAAGTAATGGGAGATTACGAGAAACGCATTTGCCGAATAAATTCTGATGTAACGAACATTAAACCCACGTGACTAATCGGCTGTTTCAGCTGATGccgttttatttacaacttgaTGGAAACACACCTAATtcgcatttgtttgttttttttgcagacTTTGAAAAGATTTGCTTCACGTTTGGATGGAAACCCAGCctctgaatcattcattcaagagatttgtttaaaaatgctgattcatcaaGCAATGGAACaatatttatgagtgagtcattgaatcattcactcaacccaatttacaaaaaaaaaaaaaaaaagtcagaaccactagtaaaattacaattacatcaccagtaggtggcgacaagtgactttTAAAGAATGTGTTTGtcactagctatgtttccatcaccCCGTTTTATGCGCATTTTGAAGTATCGCATCAGAAACGAGTGATAGAAACGTCAAatttctaagaaaaaaaatcccttaGTTTGCAAAAAAGTTTACACACTTGCTTGAAGTGGTTGAGTTGTGCGAAAAAAGTTATTGTGAACAATGGGAGATGAAAAAGCATTTGCCGAATAAATTCCGATATAGCGAACATCAAACCCACATGACTAATTGGCTGTTTCTGCTGATGccattttatttacaacttgaTGGAAACGCACCtaatttgcatttgttttttgCAAACATTGAAAAGCTTTGCTTCATGTTTGGATGGAAACCCAGCttctgaatcattcattcaagagatttgttcaaaacgctgattcatccagcaataaaacaagtgaagtatttatgagcgagtcattgaatcattcactcaacccaatttacaaaataaaataaaaaaagtttgtcagaacctctagtaaaatattgtttagttgtctattcagaatcatgg is part of the Chanodichthys erythropterus isolate Z2021 chromosome 11, ASM2448905v1, whole genome shotgun sequence genome and harbors:
- the ist1 gene encoding IST1 homolog, translated to MLGGGFKSERLRVNLRLVINRLKLLEKKKTELAQKARKEIADYLSAGKDERARIRVEHIIREDYLVEAMEILELYCDLLLTRFGLIQSMKELDPGLQEAVSTLIWAAPRLQSEVAELKIVSDQLCAKYSKEYGKLCRTNQIGTVNDRLMHKLSVEAPPKILVERYLIEIAKNYNVPYEPDAMVRPEVCPGEEADLIDVNSDFKKPGGGGGGGGGGFTTPAVGMPMPMPMPMPMPTAFNYPMPKGAEPFNGPVGTYDGFSNFQPPVRGGQPPQLPSCPPTYESIDDMSFKPSDSSQVMPGPSPSAQIYDNSNLPELPSVPDTLPASSFGANAGTSDDIDFDDLSRRFEELKKKT